One genomic segment of Occultella kanbiaonis includes these proteins:
- a CDS encoding DUF3039 domain-containing protein, with the protein MSEPLPPTQPQETERLSSGTGTDVLERAEVREEASPGDAERYAHYVKKEKITASAVSGAPVIALCGKVWTPNRDPSKFPICPACKEIFEGLTGGGGGKDGAGSESGGKGRGFFGFGSKK; encoded by the coding sequence ATGAGTGAGCCCCTTCCTCCCACGCAGCCCCAGGAGACCGAGCGCCTTTCATCGGGCACCGGCACCGACGTCCTGGAGCGGGCGGAGGTGCGGGAGGAGGCCTCGCCCGGTGACGCCGAGCGCTACGCGCACTACGTCAAGAAGGAGAAGATCACCGCCTCCGCCGTGTCCGGCGCCCCGGTGATCGCTCTGTGCGGCAAGGTCTGGACACCGAACCGCGACCCCAGCAAGTTCCCGATCTGCCCCGCCTGCAAGGAGATCTTCGAGGGTCTCACCGGCGGCGGTGGCGGCAAGGACGGCGCTGGCTCGGAGTCCGGCGGCAAGGGCCGCGGGTTCTTCGGCTTCGGCTCCAAGAAGTGA
- a CDS encoding ABC transporter permease — MTALTAAPPSAPARLPLGTEERTFVARSMRHTIRNVESLLMAIVLPVMLMLLFVYVFGTAISPDGQYVNYVVPGIILLCAGFGASSTGVDVANDSATGFMDRLRTMPVRSSAVITGHVVASLARNLAATAIVIGVALAIGFRPTASAGEWVAAIALVALYILTITYLFAAIGLASGNPEAANGYGFILLFLPYLSSAFVPTETLPTWLRGVAEHQPITPVIESIRGLLTGVESGNAPLVAVAWCVGILVVAVTWSTIMFRRKAGRR; from the coding sequence ATGACCGCCCTGACCGCCGCGCCGCCGTCGGCCCCCGCCCGGCTGCCGCTGGGCACCGAGGAACGGACCTTCGTCGCCCGCAGCATGCGGCACACCATCCGCAATGTCGAGTCGCTTCTGATGGCGATCGTGCTCCCGGTGATGCTGATGCTGCTCTTCGTGTACGTGTTCGGCACCGCGATCTCGCCCGACGGCCAGTACGTGAACTACGTGGTTCCGGGGATCATCCTGCTGTGTGCCGGGTTCGGTGCCTCCTCCACGGGTGTGGACGTCGCGAACGACTCCGCGACCGGGTTCATGGACCGGCTGCGCACGATGCCGGTCCGCAGCTCCGCGGTCATCACCGGCCATGTGGTGGCCAGTCTGGCACGCAACCTCGCGGCCACGGCCATCGTCATCGGCGTGGCGCTCGCGATCGGGTTCCGACCAACGGCGTCCGCGGGGGAGTGGGTGGCCGCCATCGCCCTGGTGGCGCTGTACATCCTCACCATCACGTACCTGTTCGCGGCGATCGGCCTTGCCAGTGGCAACCCCGAGGCGGCCAACGGCTACGGCTTCATCCTGCTGTTCCTGCCGTACCTGTCCAGCGCGTTCGTGCCGACGGAGACGCTGCCGACCTGGCTGCGTGGCGTGGCCGAACATCAGCCGATCACACCGGTCATCGAGTCGATCCGAGGATTGCTGACGGGCGTCGAGTCCGGGAACGCTCCGCTCGTGGCGGTGGCGTGGTGTGTCGGGATCCTCGTGGTCGCGGTGACCTGGTCGACCATCATGTTCCGGCGCAAGGCCGGGCGCCGCTGA
- a CDS encoding acyl-CoA dehydrogenase family protein, whose product MSLLTDDLLARIRSRAADYDRANEFFTEDLEDLTAAGYLTALVPTEFGGAGLTLEELTREQMRLAGAAPSTALAVNMHHVWVGVAKTVHDRGDDSLDFVLTEAAAGEIFAFGISERGNDLVLFGSTTEARPDGAGAYTFHGTKIFTSLSPAWTRLGTFGMDTVSEDAPRSVYGFVTRDGGGVEIKDDWDTLGMRASQSCTTVLDGAPAAADRIVRRLVPGPNADPFIFGIFANFEILLAAVYTGIAQRALDVAVETVHKRTSLKNDGAPYAHDPDIRWRIADAAIALDGIGPQIATLASDVDNLVDHGAMWFARLSAVKVRATETAKDVVEKAVRVSGGSSYFNRSELSRLYRDVLAGLFHPSDDESAHAAMANALLGPVPTPSAGD is encoded by the coding sequence ATGAGCCTGCTCACCGATGACCTGCTGGCGCGCATCCGTTCCCGTGCCGCCGACTACGACCGTGCGAACGAGTTCTTCACAGAGGACCTCGAGGACCTCACGGCCGCGGGGTACCTCACCGCCCTCGTGCCGACGGAGTTCGGCGGCGCCGGGCTCACCCTCGAGGAGCTGACCCGCGAGCAGATGCGCCTGGCCGGTGCGGCGCCGTCGACCGCTCTTGCCGTGAACATGCACCACGTGTGGGTCGGTGTCGCCAAGACCGTCCACGACCGCGGTGACGACTCCCTCGACTTCGTCCTCACCGAGGCGGCCGCCGGGGAGATCTTCGCGTTCGGGATCTCCGAACGTGGCAACGATCTGGTCCTGTTCGGTTCCACCACCGAGGCGCGGCCCGACGGCGCAGGTGCTTACACGTTCCACGGCACCAAGATCTTCACCTCGCTCTCGCCGGCCTGGACCCGGCTGGGCACGTTCGGCATGGACACCGTGTCCGAGGACGCACCGCGGTCGGTGTACGGCTTCGTCACTCGCGACGGTGGCGGCGTCGAGATCAAGGACGACTGGGACACGCTCGGGATGCGCGCCTCCCAGTCCTGCACCACGGTGCTCGACGGCGCGCCCGCCGCCGCTGACAGGATCGTCCGGCGGCTCGTCCCCGGCCCGAACGCCGACCCGTTCATCTTCGGCATCTTCGCGAACTTCGAGATCCTGCTCGCCGCGGTCTATACCGGCATCGCCCAGCGTGCGCTCGACGTGGCCGTGGAGACCGTGCACAAGCGGACCTCGCTGAAGAACGACGGCGCCCCCTACGCCCACGACCCTGACATCCGCTGGCGGATCGCCGATGCCGCGATCGCACTCGACGGCATCGGGCCACAGATCGCGACGCTCGCCTCCGACGTCGACAACCTCGTCGACCACGGCGCGATGTGGTTCGCGAGACTGTCCGCGGTCAAGGTCCGCGCGACCGAGACGGCCAAGGATGTGGTCGAGAAGGCGGTCCGGGTCTCCGGCGGCAGTTCGTACTTCAACCGCAGCGAGCTCTCCCGGCTCTACCGGGACGTGCTCGCCGGTCTCTTCCACCCGAGCGACGACGAGTCGGCCCACGCCGCGATGGCGAACGCCCTGCTCGGACCCGTCCCGACGCCGTCGGCCGGGGACTGA
- a CDS encoding TetR/AcrR family transcriptional regulator: MENADGQIEVELPRAIALAWGVAANPQRGPKREMSIERIVEAAMEIADADGLGAVSMSAVATRLGFTTMSLYRYVSAKDDLILLMQEYGLGLPPLSVQEAQTWQDGLLAFYRANVDIYQAHPWILDIPIQGTPNTPNNLAWLEAGLVLMRDTPLDLSEQISAVLLFTGHARWAAGVTRGYVQSASEHGQSTAELERAETELIASLVTEDMFPTLTAAIRAGALVDDTDPFEFGVYRILEGVEHHIADRIAGGAAPAPAPARDWQAERTDAHPKDPAVRQARAARREAEAKLREALRKEREAVTKAEDRAAKAADKAQAQAARERERQEKAAARKV, encoded by the coding sequence ATGGAGAACGCGGACGGACAGATCGAGGTGGAGCTCCCCCGGGCCATCGCGTTGGCCTGGGGTGTCGCGGCGAACCCGCAGCGCGGACCGAAGCGCGAGATGAGCATCGAGCGGATCGTCGAGGCAGCGATGGAGATCGCCGATGCCGACGGGCTCGGCGCGGTCTCCATGTCGGCCGTCGCGACCCGGCTCGGCTTCACCACGATGTCCCTGTACCGGTACGTCTCCGCCAAGGACGACCTGATCCTGCTCATGCAGGAGTACGGACTCGGCCTGCCCCCGCTGAGCGTGCAGGAGGCGCAGACCTGGCAGGACGGCCTGCTGGCCTTCTACCGCGCGAACGTCGACATCTACCAGGCGCACCCCTGGATCCTCGACATCCCGATCCAGGGGACCCCGAACACCCCGAACAACCTCGCCTGGCTCGAGGCCGGCCTGGTGCTCATGCGGGACACGCCACTGGACCTGTCGGAGCAGATCTCCGCCGTGCTGCTGTTCACCGGCCACGCCCGCTGGGCAGCCGGCGTCACCCGCGGCTACGTCCAGTCCGCATCCGAGCATGGCCAGAGCACGGCCGAGCTGGAGCGGGCCGAGACCGAGTTGATCGCGAGCCTGGTCACCGAGGACATGTTCCCGACGCTGACGGCCGCGATCCGGGCCGGCGCCCTCGTCGACGACACCGACCCGTTCGAGTTCGGGGTGTATCGAATCCTCGAGGGCGTGGAGCACCACATCGCCGACCGCATCGCCGGCGGCGCCGCGCCCGCGCCCGCGCCGGCGCGGGACTGGCAGGCCGAGCGCACCGATGCGCACCCCAAGGACCCTGCGGTCCGGCAGGCGCGAGCCGCTCGCAGAGAGGCGGAGGCGAAGCTGCGCGAGGCCCTCCGCAAGGAGCGCGAGGCGGTCACCAAGGCCGAGGATCGGGCCGCCAAGGCCGCGGACAAGGCACAGGCGCAGGCCGCCAGGGAACGCGAGCGTCAGGAGAAGGCAGCCGCGCGCAAGGTCTGA
- a CDS encoding HU family DNA-binding protein, which translates to MSVNRTDLVAAIAEKASLTKTQADAALSALQDVLIESLGKGEAVKVTGLLSVERVERAARTGRNPRTGEEIQIPAGFGVKVSAGSALKKAVAK; encoded by the coding sequence GTGTCCGTCAACCGCACTGACCTTGTTGCCGCGATCGCCGAGAAGGCTTCGCTGACCAAGACGCAGGCCGACGCCGCGCTGTCCGCGCTGCAGGACGTTCTGATCGAGTCGCTGGGCAAGGGCGAGGCCGTCAAGGTGACCGGTCTGCTCAGCGTTGAGCGTGTCGAGCGCGCTGCGCGCACCGGCCGCAACCCCCGCACCGGCGAGGAGATCCAGATCCCGGCCGGTTTCGGCGTCAAGGTGTCCGCCGGCTCGGCCCTGAAGAAGGCCGTCGCCAAGTGA
- a CDS encoding AMIN-like domain-containing (lipo)protein, producing MKRLFTVLLSLVLGAVFLVPAGPAATAAGSPYCGIRWGSLPESDPTMSAGWLQNVRTGRHACFDRIVFDVHGDIEGYHVSYGTFTNEGEGRAIPLRGAADLVIVLRVPIYDEQGTVRFPYRYGSELANVNSYSTFRQVFFGGSFEGQTTIGLGVRARLPFRVFILDGPGDLSRLVVDVAHRW from the coding sequence ATGAAGCGCTTGTTCACAGTTCTGCTCAGCCTGGTCCTCGGAGCGGTCTTCCTCGTTCCGGCCGGGCCCGCTGCGACCGCCGCCGGCAGCCCGTACTGCGGGATCCGGTGGGGGTCGCTGCCCGAGTCCGATCCGACGATGTCCGCCGGCTGGCTCCAGAACGTCCGCACCGGTCGCCACGCCTGTTTCGACCGCATCGTCTTCGACGTCCACGGGGACATCGAGGGCTACCACGTGTCCTACGGAACGTTCACGAACGAGGGCGAGGGCCGCGCGATCCCGCTTCGGGGCGCGGCGGACCTCGTGATCGTCCTGAGGGTCCCGATCTACGACGAGCAGGGGACGGTTCGGTTCCCGTACCGATACGGGTCGGAACTCGCGAACGTGAACTCCTACTCCACGTTCCGGCAGGTCTTCTTCGGCGGCAGCTTCGAGGGGCAGACGACGATCGGCCTCGGTGTCCGGGCGCGGCTGCCGTTCCGCGTCTTCATCCTCGACGGCCCAGGAGACCTGAGCCGGCTCGTGGTCGACGTCGCGCACCGCTGGTGA
- a CDS encoding ATP-binding cassette domain-containing protein yields the protein MTTAIDVQGVTKSFGRQAVLAGIDLRVRRGTVFALLGPNGAGKTTLVNILSTLVQADGGSARIEGADLRRDPVGVRRRIRLTGQSAAVDELLTGSENLRMMGSLAGLRAGANRRRTTELLQQFGLTDAADKPVKAYSGGMRRRLDIALSLLTVPQVLFLDEPTTGLDLRSRLELWDVIRSLRAEGTTILLTTQYLEEADQLADRIGVLRQGRIVAEGTPTELKQSVGGEVVEVRGPDGRVLHEVPTDGSVHALRSALDAIDARGLTGTVGLRRPSLDDVFLALTEPDAPPRDPAADPSTDTGVDALVTTGRKHR from the coding sequence ATGACCACAGCGATCGACGTCCAGGGGGTGACCAAGTCCTTCGGCCGGCAGGCAGTGCTTGCCGGCATCGACCTCCGGGTTCGACGGGGGACCGTGTTCGCCCTGCTCGGGCCGAACGGCGCCGGCAAGACCACCCTGGTGAACATCCTGTCCACGCTGGTCCAGGCCGACGGCGGCAGCGCCCGGATCGAGGGTGCGGACCTGCGCCGGGACCCGGTCGGCGTGCGGCGCCGGATCCGGCTCACCGGTCAGTCCGCGGCGGTGGACGAGCTCCTGACCGGCTCGGAGAACCTGCGCATGATGGGGTCGCTCGCAGGCCTGCGGGCGGGCGCGAACCGGCGCCGCACCACGGAGCTGCTCCAGCAGTTCGGCCTGACCGACGCGGCCGACAAGCCGGTCAAGGCCTACTCGGGCGGGATGCGCCGTCGTCTCGACATCGCGCTCAGCCTCCTGACCGTGCCCCAGGTGCTGTTCCTGGACGAGCCGACTACCGGCCTCGACCTGCGCAGCAGGCTCGAGCTCTGGGACGTGATCCGCTCCCTGCGTGCCGAGGGCACCACGATCCTGCTGACGACCCAGTACCTCGAGGAGGCCGATCAGCTCGCCGACCGGATCGGCGTGCTCCGGCAGGGACGAATCGTGGCCGAGGGCACCCCCACCGAGCTCAAGCAGAGCGTGGGCGGCGAGGTCGTGGAGGTGCGCGGCCCGGACGGACGGGTGCTCCACGAGGTGCCCACGGACGGCTCGGTGCACGCGCTGCGCTCGGCCCTCGACGCGATCGACGCGCGCGGGCTGACCGGGACGGTCGGCCTGCGTCGCCCGAGCCTGGACGACGTCTTCCTCGCCCTCACCGAACCCGACGCCCCACCGCGCGACCCGGCGGCGGACCCGAGTACCGACACCGGCGTCGACGCGTTGGTGACCACCGGAAGGAAGCACCGATGA